CCATAGGCAATATTGTCAAAAATACTCCGGTGGAATAGTAGTGGTTCCTGAGGCACATAGCTGATATTACTTCTAAGCTCAGTTTGAGCTAGGTCACGAATATCAATCCCACTTATTTCAATTTTGCCACTATTAAGATCTTGAAATCTCAGTAGGAGCTTTGTTAGGGTGGTCTTACCGCTACCGGAGTAACCAACTAGGCCAATCTTTTCTCCATGATTGATACAAAGATTAAAATCCTGAATTGCAAATACATCTTTAGGTGCATCAGGATAGCGAAACTTGAGATTTTTTAATTCTATATTAAATTTGGTACCTTTGGGTAGCTGTTTGGTTTTCAGCTTGTCCAGAATAGTTGGCTGAACTAAAAAAGTAACTATGGATTGGTGGGCACTAGCCATGATTGATTCATATTCTTTAATCACCTCAGCTACTGCTTGGGTGGAATTGATTAGCTTGATTACATAAAATTGGATTAGGATGACAACAGCGATAGAAATGGAATCATTTTGATATAGTCTAGATGTCGTGATAAGTAAAAGTATAGTCGTAACAGTGGCTAGTAGTATCCGGCCAATATCATCCGGGATAGATGTGAGCCATGCCTTGTCTTGGAGTATGGATTGGCTTTTGATTGGTTTAGCCACCCTTGACATTTCATACGATTCTTTTGCAAAACTCTTGATTGTGACAGCGTGACCAAGAATGTCTCCGACTAGGCCTGCCACTTCACTATTGATCTCACTTAGTTTTCTGCGATATTTTAGCCTCCACTTTCCGCTTAGCAAAGTAAAGCTCAGAATAACTAACATTGTAATTAAGGTTAGCAAAACCAAGGGAATTGATTGATAGGCAATAATCAAAATACTGGAGATGATAGTAATTGCTAGCTTTAAGCCCAGGTTTAGTATCAATTGATTATACCTGATAAGAGCATCTTTTAACGCTATAGCTTGGGCACCAAGACTACCTAGAAAAGTACTATTGTAAAAGTCGTAGTCTTTTGACAAGTAATTACTAAATACTATTTTTTGGATTTGCTCAACTCCACTACTACCAGTCTTGGAAATCGCAATTCCTCCTACTGCCCAGAGTATGCAATAGGTGATTCCTAGACCAAGGATCCAATAAGCGTATTGGCCAACTTGATCAAAGTGCTTAGTAATAATAGCCTGCAAGGCATAAGCCATAAATAGTGGGATTAGAATTTCGTAAATTAAAGTAGCAGGGGGTCTGGTGAATAACCATATTACAAAAGAAGGCTTGTCGGTTAAAGTTGCATTCCAGAATAGCTTATGAATTTGTTTTGTAGTTTCTCGACCTTTTGTCATATTACTAATTGTAATTTTACTAACAATATTTTATTTAGGCAAATTTGAGTGTGAGGTGAAGTGTAGGTTATGATGTTATGCTATAATTAACCACATGGATCTGAATACTTATCAGAAGATAGCCCTGACAACAGCTTTGAAGTCTTCGAGCAGTAGAAATACTGATATATATCACTGGATTTTGGGTCTTGGTGGAGAAGTGGGTGAAATACTAGAAAAATTTAAGAAAATAACCAGGGATCATGATGCAGATTTCTCAGCCCTAGATTTGGATGATTTGACCAAGGAATTAGGAGATGTCTTATGGTATTTAGCAGTTTTGGCAGACGAATTTGGTATCACCTTAGAAGAAGTAGCAATCAAGAATTCTAAGAAATTGAAGTCTCGTCAGGAAAGAGGCAAGCTCAGGGGTAGTGGAGACAATCGCTGATATACTTTATTGGTCTATGGTTGATAAGAAGTCAAGGTATATTAATCCTTGGTACAGGAGTCATTTGAATCTATTACTAACATCTGTTGGTCAAATCAGCGATCGTTGGTATACTTATGGCGTTGTTCTCGGTAAATTGCTCTGCCGTTACTAAGCCTGTTTCAACACCCAAGAAGTTGAATCCAGCTCCTAATGCCGCTTTCATATCATGTAGGCCATCACCGATGTAAAATACTTCTT
This is a stretch of genomic DNA from Candidatus Saccharibacteria bacterium. It encodes these proteins:
- a CDS encoding nucleoside triphosphate pyrophosphohydrolase family protein yields the protein MDLNTYQKIALTTALKSSSSRNTDIYHWILGLGGEVGEILEKFKKITRDHDADFSALDLDDLTKELGDVLWYLAVLADEFGITLEEVAIKNSKKLKSRQERGKLRGSGDNR
- a CDS encoding ABC transporter ATP-binding protein; translation: MTKGRETTKQIHKLFWNATLTDKPSFVIWLFTRPPATLIYEILIPLFMAYALQAIITKHFDQVGQYAYWILGLGITYCILWAVGGIAISKTGSSGVEQIQKIVFSNYLSKDYDFYNSTFLGSLGAQAIALKDALIRYNQLILNLGLKLAITIISSILIIAYQSIPLVLLTLITMLVILSFTLLSGKWRLKYRRKLSEINSEVAGLVGDILGHAVTIKSFAKESYEMSRVAKPIKSQSILQDKAWLTSIPDDIGRILLATVTTILLLITTSRLYQNDSISIAVVILIQFYVIKLINSTQAVAEVIKEYESIMASAHQSIVTFLVQPTILDKLKTKQLPKGTKFNIELKNLKFRYPDAPKDVFAIQDFNLCINHGEKIGLVGYSGSGKTTLTKLLLRFQDLNSGKIEISGIDIRDLAQTELRSNISYVPQEPLLFHRSIFDNIAYGDSDAGIKKVMAAGQLAFVDEFVSELSNGYSTLVGERGVKLSGGQRQRVAIARAILKNAPILVLDEATSALDSKSEQYIQKALWNLMGDKTAIVIAHRLSTIQQMNRIIVMDKGEIVEVGTHQQLINQKGIYASLWQHQSGGHLSNS